The genomic segment ACGGCCGAAGCAGCATCCAGCCGACCAGGCCGCAGAGGAAGACGAGAACAACCTGAAGCCAGCCGGGGAGACTGGCCGTATTCATGATCAAGTCGACGGCGAACAGGTAGATAGCCGCACCCGTTCCGAAGACCGCGATGTTGAAAACTGCGGCCACCACGGCGTTGCCAAGCCGCTTGATGCCCGCGTTCGCGGGGCGCAAAAGGCCTATCGTTCCGAGGATGGGCGCTGCGATGACCGCCCATCGGAATACCAGGAAGCCGAGCAGCACGAGCACCGATGCCGTCAGGTCGAACATAGCAAACATGATCGCCGCGAGTACTGCGATGAATCCTGAGCCAATTCGATCCATGCCGTTGACGCCCTGCAGATATTCGTAGGCTTCTGGATCCTCCTGTTTAATCTGCTCGGCGACTCGTTGCCACTGCTCTTTCTTGCCGTCGAGCACGCCGTCACGAGTGGCAGAGTTCTCACGAATACGCTGCGCTTCGTCCCAGGTGAGCGAACGGGCGTCATAGAGCGCTGGGCCATACTTGCGGGCAGTCTCGCTGTCTGCCGAGCCGAGAAGGCCACGAAGCCAGTTGCGGTAGAGCATCGTCTCGGTAGCGGTGTCGCTGGCACGGACCGCCGGCGGCCGGTTGTCCTCGCACGAACTGCCGCCGAGTACGCACTCAGTCGGCTTCTCGGGGCGGGGGCCAACCGCGTCATGCACGACACTGAGAGTCGTGATCAGAGTGCCGTCCGCAATGTTGGCTGACTTGACCGGCCAGGCTGCGATCGCTGTTACACCGACCATGACCAGGATCGCCCAACCCGCGGTAGTGGTCGCCGCGCCCATTTCGGCCTGCTTTGACCGCCAGAGCAAGTAAAGGCCGACGATCGCCAAGGTGATCACGCCGAAGACGCTGAAAACCTTCTCGTAGACCGCTTTAGTCGCCTGGTCAACAAGCGGGTCGGCCCAGCCCCACAGCGACTCAGGGTTCCAGGCTCGTTCTCGCAAAGCATTGGAGGCACCGACGATCGCAGTGGCCACCATGAACTCGCCATTGGCGATCGTTGTCTCAAACTTGTAATCAGGGTCGACCAAGGTTGATGCGCAGCCACTGTCAAGGTCATATGTTGTGTAGCTGTATCCCGCATAGCCGTAGTCGCTGTAAAGGCCAGGAAAACTGTTCTTCGGGTCCGTTGAAGGACGTTCGGCGAACCATCCCGCAAGACCGGAGTCAGGCGTGCTGGGTGTGGGGGGTTTTAAACAGGAGGCCCGGCTCGCACTGACCTTGGTCAAGCGGTTCACGCAGCCCTTGAAGTCCTGCTGCCACTCCTCGACACTGCACGCCCCGCCCGGAGCCCGTGTAGGCGCAGCCGACGCAGGCGGAGCCGCCACAGCCCACACGATCGACGCCACCACCATGACGAACATCGTCAGAAGCAGCGCCACCCCCCGCCGCACCATCTCAAACCTCCAGGTCGGACGGCAACATCGGAATCGCCGGAGCCGCCTTGGCGGCCATCGGCGTCGTGTCGAGGTGCTCCAGCAGACCTTCAACGTACGACACGTCGACACGTACCTTCTGGACGCGCCCGTCGACGTCTCGCATGACGAACTCACGGAACCCGAGCCGCGCCGACGACGACGTGTCGATCTGCGACAGTGACGCCAGCGTGGCCTCGTATCCGTCGTGCACCGGCACCCGCAGCAGCCGCAGCGCCTCGGACGCGATCTCCTGGTCTTCCGCGATGCGGCCCACGAAGACCGTCGACACGAGGTTCTGCACGTCGAGGCCGAGGATGTCGCGCGGGTTCTGCGACGCCACCAGCGCGGCCAGGTTCCACTTGCGGGAGTCGCGGGCGAGCCGGACGAGGAAGGACCGCCCGGACCGCCAGCCCTCCATGAAGTGGGCCTCGTCGAGACCGACCATCTTGCGCGAGGACATCGAACCGCCGTAGCAGCGCCGCACCGCGAGCCGGTGGGCCGTGTGCAGCATCGGCAGAGCCAGTGATTCCTCGGCCGACCAGTATTCGCGCTCGATCTTGAGGTCGGGCAGACGCAGGCCGGCCATCGTGATCACGGTCAGGGCGGCGTCGGCGCCGAGCAGGTGTTGCGGCGGCGAGCCGAAGAACAGCAGCGCCAGTGGCATCTCGGCCGTGTCGAGCAGCAGGTTGGCCAGTTCGCGGCCTTCGTCGTCGTCGAGGCCTTGCAGCGTACGGACGACGTCGTCGAGTGTGGACGATTCCTCGGCGGGCACTTGGCGTACGGCGTGACGCAGCAGCGTCGCCGTGGACGCCTCCTTGGCCACCTGGGGTGGCACCAGCATCGAGCAGATGTCCTGCACCAGCATGCGGCGCTCGGCGCGGGCGTTGGAGACCGCGATCTCGTATTCGCGATCACCGCCCGCCCCGGTGGGGAACTCGGACCGTACGGGGGTGGGAATCAGCGCGTAGGGGGCGAGCGTCCCCTGTTCGGAACCGGTCAGGTTGAGCACCCGCGAGTAAGGGCGCAGTTCCGGCATCTGGCACAGGCGGGCCAGCGGGCCGGACGGGTCGAGCAGGGTCACCTGCACACCGCGGCGGGCGTTCAGGTAGCCCAGCGCGCCCATCAGGGTCGATTTGCCACCGCCGGGTTCGGCCACGAACACACCGAGGCCGGAGCGTTCGCGCACCTCCATCGGGAAGTGCAGGTCGAGGAAGACCGGCCGGCGGCAGGTGCCCGCAGTACGCCCGATCAGGTCGCCCCGCCGGTCGCCGACTGTGGACGCTGCC from the Paractinoplanes abujensis genome contains:
- a CDS encoding DMT family transporter, which encodes MVRRGVALLLTMFVMVVASIVWAVAAPPASAAPTRAPGGACSVEEWQQDFKGCVNRLTKVSASRASCLKPPTPSTPDSGLAGWFAERPSTDPKNSFPGLYSDYGYAGYSYTTYDLDSGCASTLVDPDYKFETTIANGEFMVATAIVGASNALRERAWNPESLWGWADPLVDQATKAVYEKVFSVFGVITLAIVGLYLLWRSKQAEMGAATTTAGWAILVMVGVTAIAAWPVKSANIADGTLITTLSVVHDAVGPRPEKPTECVLGGSSCEDNRPPAVRASDTATETMLYRNWLRGLLGSADSETARKYGPALYDARSLTWDEAQRIRENSATRDGVLDGKKEQWQRVAEQIKQEDPEAYEYLQGVNGMDRIGSGFIAVLAAIMFAMFDLTASVLVLLGFLVFRWAVIAAPILGTIGLLRPANAGIKRLGNAVVAAVFNIAVFGTGAAIYLFAVDLIMNTASLPGWLQVVLVFLCGLVGWMLLRPYRRITQLGGKDNARTITTGSWTRRFFQDMREASKVDPVDAGDGQLVGKGRGRTVYVDQSNLRPEARLEDPAHATRRAEPALATAGTPTPTRPDGTESVRDEASATATPAQKAPPNRQRRTPGWTEPDVSEQPSSYAIYRPETGSTTSEPATPRIRSEAK